Proteins encoded together in one uncultured Flavobacterium sp. window:
- the gldC gene encoding gliding motility protein GldC gives MSDTINSEIRFNIELDENRVPEKLTWSAQDGGVEAEEAKAIMLSIWDSKAKETMRIDLWTKDMPVDEMKIFFHQTLVAMSDTFKRATDDEKMSDTMKDFCDYFAEKLELTK, from the coding sequence ATGTCAGATACAATAAACTCAGAAATTAGATTCAATATAGAATTAGATGAAAACCGTGTTCCGGAAAAATTAACATGGTCTGCTCAAGATGGTGGCGTAGAAGCTGAAGAAGCAAAAGCAATAATGCTGTCTATTTGGGATAGCAAAGCTAAAGAAACCATGCGTATTGATTTGTGGACAAAAGATATGCCGGTAGATGAGATGAAAATTTTCTTTCATCAAACATTAGTAGCAATGTCGGATACTTTTAAACGTGCAACAGACGATGAAAAAATGTCAGATACAATGAAAGATTTCTGTGATTATTTTGCAGAGAAATTGGAACTTACTAAATAG
- the nadE gene encoding NAD(+) synthase: MAKKSTIQTEKVNNHIVEWLKNYANNAKVNGFVIGISGGVDSAVTSTLCAQTGLKVLCVEMPIHQAESQVSRGREHIEQLKKRFPNVLNVETDLTATFEAFKNSVPKTDDEAKVNLSLANTRARLRMTSLYYLAGIHGLLVAGTGNKVEDFGVGFYTKYGDGGVDLSPIADLMKSDVYALGEFLTIPHSILTAAPTDGLFGDNRTDEDQLGASYDELEWAMLAAESGNTPADHSGREKSVFEIYKRLNTSNKHKMDAIPVCIIPKTLK, translated from the coding sequence ATGGCTAAAAAAAGTACTATTCAGACAGAAAAAGTGAATAACCACATTGTAGAGTGGTTGAAAAATTATGCTAACAATGCAAAAGTAAATGGTTTTGTAATTGGAATTTCCGGCGGAGTTGACTCTGCGGTAACTTCTACATTATGTGCCCAAACCGGTTTGAAAGTTTTATGTGTAGAAATGCCAATTCACCAAGCTGAAAGTCAGGTTTCCAGAGGAAGAGAACATATTGAGCAATTAAAAAAACGTTTCCCGAATGTTTTAAATGTAGAAACAGATTTAACTGCCACTTTTGAAGCTTTTAAAAATTCTGTACCAAAAACAGATGACGAAGCAAAAGTAAACTTATCATTGGCTAATACCCGTGCTCGTTTACGAATGACTTCCTTATATTATTTGGCAGGAATTCACGGGTTATTAGTTGCCGGAACCGGAAACAAAGTTGAAGACTTTGGAGTAGGATTTTACACCAAATATGGAGACGGTGGAGTCGATTTAAGTCCAATTGCCGACTTAATGAAATCGGATGTTTATGCTCTTGGAGAATTTTTAACAATTCCGCACTCAATTTTAACAGCAGCACCAACCGATGGATTATTTGGAGATAATCGTACTGATGAGGATCAATTAGGAGCCAGTTATGACGAACTTGAATGGGCGATGTTGGCCGCAGAGTCAGGAAATACGCCAGCTGACCACAGTGGGAGAGAAAAATCAGTCTTTGAAATCTATAAACGTTTAAACACCAGCAACAAGCATAAAATGGATGCAATACCTGTTTGTATTATACCAAAAACGTTAAAATAA
- the yihA gene encoding ribosome biogenesis GTP-binding protein YihA/YsxC, whose translation MKITTAEFIISNSEVAKCPQDFLPEYAFIGRSNVGKSSLINMLTNHKNLAKTSGRPGKTQLINHFKINNNWFLVDLPGYGYAKVSKKTKSVFQQFITDYFETREQLVCAFVLIDIRHEAQNIDIEFMSYMGESEIPFCIIFTKADKISKTKVDSHIAAYKKQMFANNWEEMPHYFVTSATEQTGKDEVLNYIDEVNQEVFKNSNKF comes from the coding sequence ATGAAAATTACTACCGCCGAATTTATTATCAGTAATTCAGAAGTTGCAAAATGTCCACAGGATTTTTTGCCGGAATATGCTTTTATCGGCCGATCAAACGTAGGTAAGTCATCATTGATTAACATGCTTACCAATCATAAAAACCTAGCTAAAACTTCAGGAAGGCCAGGAAAAACTCAATTAATTAATCACTTTAAGATTAACAATAATTGGTTCCTTGTCGATTTACCTGGTTACGGTTATGCTAAAGTTTCTAAAAAGACTAAATCAGTTTTTCAGCAATTCATCACAGATTACTTTGAAACCAGAGAGCAATTAGTTTGCGCTTTTGTTTTGATTGATATTCGTCACGAAGCTCAGAATATAGACATTGAATTTATGTCGTATATGGGAGAAAGCGAGATTCCGTTTTGCATTATTTTTACTAAAGCAGATAAAATCAGTAAAACTAAAGTTGACTCACATATTGCAGCGTACAAGAAACAAATGTTTGCCAATAACTGGGAAGAAATGCCACATTATTTTGTGACTTCAGCTACAGAACAAACAGGAAAAGACGAAGTTTTAAATTATATTGATGAAGTAAATCAGGAAGTTTTTAAAAACAGCAATAAGTTTTAA
- the gldB gene encoding gliding motility lipoprotein GldB — translation MKTYRFAVVLCLFFLSCDQKTKVEKAVEEIPVDIKVERFDKVFFETKPEDLAKVKKQYPFFFPAGNDDNIWLKKMQDPLWREVYEEVQKKYSNFEPVRQEFNALFQHVKYYFPKTKTPKVITVIGEMDYNAKAIYADSLVIVALELYLGKNHKFYEFPNYLKENFEEKQIMPDVVSSFTYRNIPASPDKDLLSQMIFEGKQLYAKDLLLPEYSDAEKIGYTPEQIKWCEENEAYMWRYFIESEMLYSQDPKLKTRFMTPAPFSKFYLEIDNDTPGRVGAWIGWQMVRSYMKNNNVTLPELLKTNPKEIFEKSKYKPKK, via the coding sequence ATGAAAACATATCGCTTTGCAGTGGTTCTGTGCCTGTTTTTTTTGTCTTGTGACCAAAAAACAAAGGTTGAAAAAGCAGTAGAAGAAATTCCGGTTGACATTAAGGTTGAACGTTTTGATAAAGTGTTTTTTGAAACTAAACCTGAAGATTTAGCCAAAGTAAAAAAACAGTATCCTTTCTTTTTTCCGGCAGGAAATGACGATAATATTTGGTTAAAGAAAATGCAGGATCCGCTTTGGAGAGAAGTGTATGAAGAAGTGCAAAAAAAATACAGCAATTTTGAGCCGGTACGCCAAGAGTTCAACGCGCTTTTTCAGCATGTAAAATATTATTTTCCTAAAACTAAAACGCCAAAAGTTATTACAGTAATTGGAGAAATGGATTATAATGCCAAAGCAATTTATGCAGACAGTCTGGTAATTGTTGCATTAGAATTGTATTTGGGTAAAAATCATAAGTTTTATGAATTCCCGAATTATCTAAAGGAAAACTTCGAAGAAAAACAAATTATGCCAGATGTAGTTTCCAGTTTTACTTATAGAAACATCCCTGCGTCTCCGGATAAAGATTTGCTTTCTCAAATGATTTTTGAAGGAAAACAATTGTATGCAAAAGATTTACTTTTGCCTGAATATTCAGATGCTGAAAAAATAGGATATACGCCGGAACAAATAAAATGGTGTGAGGAAAATGAAGCATACATGTGGCGCTATTTTATAGAAAGTGAAATGTTATATAGTCAAGACCCTAAATTAAAGACGCGTTTTATGACACCAGCTCCGTTTTCTAAATTTTATTTAGAAATAGATAATGATACTCCCGGGAGGGTTGGTGCCTGGATTGGTTGGCAAATGGTACGATCGTACATGAAAAATAATAATGTAACGTTGCCGGAATTATTAAAAACAAACCCAAAAGAAATTTTCGAAAAGTCAAAATATAAACCGAAGAAATAA
- the mraZ gene encoding division/cell wall cluster transcriptional repressor MraZ encodes MNTIVGTYECKVDAKGRLMMPAPLKKQLTSSLQNGFVLKRSVFQQCLELYPMDEWDLMMQKINKLNRFVKKNNDFIRRFTAGVKVVEIDALGRLLVPKDLVAFSGISKDVVFSSAVNIVEIWDKDLYEKSISGEDMDFADLAEEVMGNINDDDNGIS; translated from the coding sequence TTGAACACAATTGTCGGAACATATGAGTGTAAAGTCGATGCTAAAGGGAGGCTAATGATGCCTGCACCTTTGAAAAAGCAATTGACTTCTTCACTTCAAAACGGATTCGTTTTGAAGCGCTCGGTTTTTCAGCAGTGTTTAGAATTATATCCAATGGACGAGTGGGACTTGATGATGCAAAAAATCAACAAGCTTAATCGCTTTGTAAAAAAGAACAATGACTTCATTCGAAGATTTACTGCTGGTGTTAAAGTAGTAGAAATTGATGCATTAGGAAGGTTATTGGTGCCAAAGGATTTAGTGGCTTTTTCAGGTATTTCTAAAGATGTCGTTTTTTCATCTGCGGTTAATATTGTGGAAATTTGGGATAAGGATTTATATGAAAAATCAATAAGTGGCGAAGATATGGATTTTGCAGATTTAGCCGAAGAAGTAATGGGAAATATTAATGACGACGACAATGGAATATCATAA
- a CDS encoding FtsL-like putative cell division protein, whose translation MKGGVFDILKARFLINDDAVKNWRFIVFIILLAILMIANTQRYEQKVFEIAKLNNDVKELRSEFVDRRSELMKLKMESTISDKMLEKQIFPSTVPPVKIEVKKEEEKSFFKRIWQ comes from the coding sequence ATGAAAGGTGGAGTATTTGACATATTAAAAGCAAGATTTCTGATTAACGATGATGCAGTAAAAAACTGGAGATTCATTGTTTTTATCATTCTGCTCGCTATTCTGATGATTGCAAATACGCAACGATACGAACAAAAGGTTTTTGAAATTGCAAAGCTGAATAATGATGTGAAAGAATTAAGATCAGAATTTGTAGATCGACGTTCAGAATTAATGAAGTTAAAAATGGAATCAACGATATCGGATAAAATGTTAGAAAAACAGATTTTTCCATCAACGGTTCCTCCAGTAAAAATAGAAGTTAAAAAAGAAGAAGAAAAAAGTTTCTTTAAAAGAATATGGCAGTAG
- the mraY gene encoding phospho-N-acetylmuramoyl-pentapeptide-transferase — protein sequence MLYYLFEYFDKTLDIPGTGVFQYITFRSALALMLSLLLSTIYGKRIINFLRNQQVGETVRELGLQGQNEKAGTPTMGGLIIIFATLVPVLLFARLHNIYIVLLIVTTLWMGTIGFIDDYIKIFKKDKEGLKGIFKVIGQVGLGLIVGTVLYFNPAVTVRTDTGYIGTQKNANTAIVTPAPVEEKSTATTIPFVKNNEFDYAELLAWTGEGYEKWAWLIFIPVVIFIITAVSNGANLTDGIDGLAAGTSAVSVLALGIFTFVSGNIIFSNYLNIMYIPNSGEMTVFISAFVGALIGFLWYNSYPASVFMGDTGSLTIGGIIAVLAIAVRKELLIPLLCGIFLVENFSVVLQVSYFKFTKKRFGEGRRIFLMSPLHHHYQKKGYHESKIVTRFWIVAIMLAILSIVTLKLR from the coding sequence ATGCTATACTATTTATTTGAATATTTCGACAAAACACTTGATATCCCGGGAACAGGAGTTTTTCAATACATCACTTTTAGATCAGCTTTAGCGTTAATGCTTTCGTTGCTTTTGTCAACGATTTACGGAAAAAGAATTATTAACTTTTTGCGTAATCAGCAAGTAGGTGAAACTGTTCGTGAGTTAGGTCTTCAGGGGCAAAATGAAAAAGCAGGAACACCAACAATGGGTGGATTGATTATCATTTTTGCAACCCTTGTACCGGTTTTGTTGTTTGCTCGTTTGCATAATATTTATATCGTTTTGCTTATTGTGACTACGCTTTGGATGGGAACAATTGGTTTTATTGATGATTATATTAAAATATTCAAAAAAGATAAAGAAGGGCTTAAAGGAATTTTTAAAGTTATTGGTCAGGTAGGTTTAGGACTTATTGTTGGAACCGTTTTGTATTTTAATCCGGCTGTTACAGTAAGAACCGATACAGGTTATATCGGAACTCAAAAAAATGCAAATACAGCAATAGTTACGCCTGCTCCTGTTGAGGAGAAATCAACAGCAACAACAATTCCTTTTGTAAAAAATAATGAGTTTGATTATGCTGAATTATTAGCTTGGACAGGAGAAGGATATGAGAAATGGGCCTGGTTAATTTTTATTCCGGTTGTTATATTTATTATTACAGCGGTTTCAAATGGAGCAAATTTAACAGACGGTATTGATGGTCTGGCGGCAGGAACCTCGGCGGTATCCGTTTTAGCCCTCGGAATATTTACGTTTGTTTCCGGTAATATCATTTTCTCTAATTATCTAAATATTATGTATATCCCTAATTCGGGGGAAATGACCGTATTTATATCTGCATTTGTTGGGGCACTGATTGGATTTCTTTGGTACAACTCTTATCCCGCATCTGTTTTTATGGGAGATACAGGAAGTTTAACTATTGGAGGAATCATTGCAGTTTTGGCAATTGCAGTTCGTAAAGAATTATTGATTCCGTTATTGTGTGGAATCTTTTTAGTAGAGAATTTTTCAGTGGTTTTGCAAGTGAGTTATTTTAAATTCACTAAAAAACGTTTTGGCGAAGGCCGAAGAATTTTCCTGATGTCGCCATTACATCATCATTATCAAAAAAAGGGATATCATGAGAGCAAAATCGTAACCAGATTTTGGATTGTTGCAATCATGTTGGCCATATTATCAATTGTTACTTTAAAATTAAGATAA
- a CDS encoding penicillin-binding protein, with product MAVDDKHISYRIYLVAVFIFVMAIAIVVKLTNIQWVEGDYYRKLAKQRTVRNFVIPANKGNIYSADGSLLATSIPNYEIRFDAKAPKTETFEKYVKALSDSLATVLDRPGGYYEQELRKARANKNRYYLIARNLSYTEYVKIKGFPLFKLGAFKGGIIIEQETVRKHPIGKIAERTIGYDRIDPATGIEVGKGIEWAFKNYLNGKDGKILKQKIAKGQWKPIRDVNEVDPIDGYDVISTIDVFIQDIAHHALLKQLEDYEADHGCVVVMETETGYVKAISNLGRQEDGSYIETTNYAVAESHEPGSTFKLVDLMSILEDKVADTSTVYDSHNGVVKYYGRSVRDSHNGGYGKVSLARGFELSSNTVMVQAVYENYKSNPSKFVDHIKSFGLNKPLGLHFKGEGRPIIPQPGDKSWSGISLPWMAFGYSVSVTPMQTLAFYNSVANNGVMVKPQFVSEIKEWNKTIKKFDVEVINPKICSPETLKKVRAVLQNVVKKGTASKLYSKDFSMAGKTGTAMVNYGKAGREGMYYASSFVGYFPADHPKYSCIVVVHKPNTANNNYYGADVAGPVFKRIAQKIFTDAPSTNKIKQLDSRIPKQENSYNEYTVEVNKKLNQIPDLKGMPGMDAIALLENLGLKVKVNGVGKVKKQSLQAGQNISKNTTIVLELS from the coding sequence ATGGCAGTAGACGATAAACATATATCCTACAGAATTTACCTCGTAGCAGTTTTCATCTTTGTGATGGCAATTGCTATTGTTGTTAAGTTGACCAATATTCAATGGGTTGAAGGAGATTATTACAGAAAACTGGCAAAACAGCGTACCGTTAGAAATTTTGTAATTCCGGCAAACAAAGGAAATATTTATTCTGCTGATGGAAGTTTATTAGCAACATCGATTCCTAATTATGAAATTAGATTTGATGCTAAAGCGCCAAAAACAGAAACTTTTGAAAAATATGTAAAAGCATTATCAGATTCGTTGGCAACTGTTCTGGATAGACCGGGAGGTTATTACGAACAAGAATTAAGAAAAGCCAGAGCCAATAAAAACCGTTATTATTTGATTGCCCGTAATTTGAGTTATACTGAATATGTAAAAATTAAAGGTTTTCCATTATTCAAATTAGGTGCTTTTAAAGGCGGAATTATTATAGAGCAGGAAACGGTTAGAAAACATCCGATAGGAAAAATTGCAGAAAGAACAATTGGTTACGATCGAATTGATCCGGCCACAGGAATTGAGGTTGGAAAAGGAATTGAATGGGCTTTTAAAAATTATCTGAACGGAAAAGACGGAAAAATTCTAAAGCAAAAAATAGCAAAAGGCCAGTGGAAACCTATTCGAGATGTAAATGAGGTAGATCCAATTGATGGTTATGATGTAATTTCTACCATAGATGTTTTTATTCAGGATATTGCACATCACGCTTTGTTGAAACAATTGGAAGATTATGAAGCAGATCATGGTTGTGTGGTGGTTATGGAAACAGAAACGGGTTATGTAAAAGCAATTTCGAATTTAGGAAGACAGGAAGATGGGTCTTACATTGAGACAACAAACTATGCTGTAGCAGAATCTCACGAGCCGGGATCGACTTTTAAATTGGTCGATTTAATGTCGATTTTAGAAGATAAAGTAGCGGATACGAGTACGGTTTATGATAGTCACAATGGCGTGGTTAAATATTATGGAAGATCTGTGCGTGATTCACATAATGGTGGTTACGGAAAAGTTTCCTTAGCTCGCGGATTTGAACTTTCGTCAAATACGGTAATGGTTCAGGCGGTTTATGAAAACTATAAAAGTAATCCTTCAAAATTTGTAGATCATATTAAAAGTTTTGGTTTGAATAAACCTTTAGGATTGCATTTTAAAGGAGAAGGAAGGCCAATTATTCCTCAACCAGGAGATAAAAGCTGGTCAGGAATTTCACTTCCGTGGATGGCTTTTGGATACTCAGTTTCAGTAACACCAATGCAGACTTTAGCTTTTTATAATTCGGTGGCGAATAATGGGGTAATGGTGAAACCGCAATTTGTTTCAGAAATTAAAGAATGGAATAAAACGATTAAAAAGTTTGATGTAGAGGTAATTAATCCAAAGATATGTTCGCCTGAGACGCTTAAAAAAGTTAGAGCAGTTTTGCAAAATGTGGTTAAAAAAGGAACTGCGTCTAAGTTGTATTCGAAAGATTTTTCGATGGCAGGAAAAACAGGAACAGCTATGGTAAATTATGGTAAAGCAGGAAGAGAAGGAATGTATTATGCTTCATCTTTTGTAGGATATTTTCCGGCTGATCATCCAAAATATTCCTGTATTGTAGTGGTTCATAAGCCAAATACAGCTAATAATAATTATTATGGAGCAGACGTTGCCGGGCCGGTTTTTAAGAGAATTGCCCAAAAAATATTTACAGACGCACCTTCGACAAATAAAATAAAACAGCTGGATTCAAGAATTCCAAAACAGGAAAACAGCTATAATGAATATACTGTAGAGGTAAATAAAAAATTAAATCAGATTCCGGATTTAAAAGGAATGCCGGGAATGGACGCAATTGCTTTGCTGGAAAATTTAGGTTTGAAAGTAAAAGTAAATGGAGTAGGAAAAGTAAAAAAACAGTCTTTACAAGCTGGACAAAATATTAGTAAAAACACAACAATCGTATTAGAATTATCGTGA
- a CDS encoding alpha/beta hydrolase → MDKHYKKEGKYSYYEAGEGTPIVILHGLMGGLSNFDAVAEYFPTKGYKVVIPDLPIYTQSILKTNVKSFAKYVKDFITFKGFDQVILLGNSLGGHIALYHTKMYPEKVAGLVITGSSGLYESAMGDSYPKRGDYEYIKKKAEAVFYDPAIATPELIDEVYATVNDRIKLIKTLTIAKSAIRHNMAKDLPKMTVETCIIWGKNDAVTPPNVAEEFDKLLPNSTLYWIDKCGHAAMMEHPKEFNVILEEWLVKKNL, encoded by the coding sequence ATGGACAAACACTACAAAAAAGAAGGCAAATACAGCTATTATGAAGCTGGAGAAGGAACTCCTATCGTGATTTTACATGGCTTAATGGGAGGCCTAAGTAACTTTGATGCTGTAGCAGAATATTTCCCAACGAAAGGATACAAAGTAGTTATCCCGGATTTGCCAATCTATACTCAAAGCATTTTAAAAACAAACGTAAAAAGCTTTGCCAAATACGTAAAAGATTTTATCACTTTTAAAGGTTTTGATCAGGTTATTTTATTAGGAAACTCACTTGGAGGACACATCGCCCTATATCACACCAAAATGTATCCTGAAAAAGTAGCCGGACTTGTAATCACCGGAAGTTCCGGACTTTACGAGAGCGCAATGGGAGACAGTTATCCAAAAAGAGGTGATTATGAATACATCAAAAAGAAAGCTGAAGCTGTATTTTATGATCCTGCAATTGCAACCCCTGAACTTATTGACGAAGTTTATGCAACCGTAAATGACCGCATCAAACTAATCAAAACTTTAACGATTGCCAAAAGTGCAATTCGTCATAATATGGCAAAAGATTTACCAAAAATGACAGTAGAAACCTGTATCATTTGGGGTAAAAATGATGCTGTAACACCCCCGAATGTTGCAGAAGAATTTGATAAATTATTGCCTAATTCAACTTTGTACTGGATAGACAAATGTGGACACGCTGCTATGATGGAACATCCTAAAGAATTTAATGTAATTCTTGAAGAATGGCTCGTTAAAAAGAATTTATAG
- the rsmH gene encoding 16S rRNA (cytosine(1402)-N(4))-methyltransferase RsmH, translating to MTTTMEYHNPVLLHPTVDGLNIKPDGIYVDVTFGGGGHSKEILRRLGPNGKLFAFDQDEDALANALPDERFTLINENFRFIKRFLRFHGVKGVDGILADLGVSSHQFDVPERGFSTRFDAELDMRMSQKNDLSAYRVVNEYEEQDLRRVFFDYGELKNAPVLARTIVEAREHRPIKTTDELKEVLARYLPERVKNKILAQIYQAIRIEVNQEMDVLKEFIEQSLEILNPGGRFSVISYHSLEDRLVKRFIKNGMFEGEPERDFYGNFSVPFKTIGKLIVPDDAEIKINNRARSAKLRIAEKI from the coding sequence ATGACGACGACAATGGAATATCATAATCCGGTTTTGCTTCATCCTACAGTTGATGGTTTAAATATTAAACCAGATGGCATTTATGTAGATGTTACGTTTGGTGGCGGAGGGCATTCAAAAGAAATTTTGAGAAGGTTAGGGCCAAACGGAAAATTATTTGCTTTTGATCAGGATGAAGATGCGTTGGCAAATGCATTACCAGATGAACGGTTTACCTTAATTAATGAGAACTTTAGATTTATAAAAAGGTTTTTGCGTTTTCATGGTGTTAAAGGAGTAGATGGAATTTTGGCTGATTTGGGTGTTTCATCACATCAGTTCGATGTTCCGGAGCGAGGTTTCTCAACAAGATTTGATGCCGAACTCGATATGCGGATGAGTCAAAAAAATGATTTAAGTGCTTATCGTGTGGTTAACGAATATGAAGAACAGGATTTACGTCGTGTTTTTTTTGATTATGGGGAGTTGAAGAATGCACCGGTTTTGGCCAGAACAATTGTAGAGGCCAGAGAACACAGGCCAATAAAAACTACAGACGAATTAAAAGAAGTTTTGGCAAGGTATTTACCTGAAAGAGTTAAAAATAAAATATTAGCTCAGATTTATCAAGCCATTCGTATTGAGGTAAATCAGGAAATGGATGTGTTGAAAGAATTTATTGAGCAATCATTAGAAATTTTAAATCCGGGCGGAAGATTCTCAGTAATCTCATATCATTCTTTAGAAGACAGATTGGTTAAAAGATTTATTAAAAACGGAATGTTTGAAGGAGAACCAGAACGTGATTTTTATGGAAACTTTTCAGTTCCATTTAAAACTATAGGGAAATTGATTGTTCCTGATGATGCAGAAATTAAGATTAACAATAGAGCAAGAAGTGCAAAATTAAGAATTGCTGAGAAGATATAA
- a CDS encoding UDP-N-acetylmuramoyl-L-alanyl-D-glutamate--2,6-diaminopimelate ligase, with product MKILKDILYKVAIESVTGSTEIDIHKIDFDSRKIEANDVFVAIRGLLSNGHDYIQKAIELGAIAIICDTLPVNIEKGITYIQVKDTNTALAFMAANYFEDPSAKLKLVGVTGTNGKTTIASLLYQLFKKAGFKVGLLSTVKNMVDEAEYPATHTTPDSITINHYLNEMIEAGVTHCFMEVSSHGIHQKRTEALHFVGGIFTNLSHDHLDYHPTFAEYRDVKKSFFDSLPKTAFALSNIDDKNGAVMLQNTVARKFTYALKSYADFKATILESQLSGLLLKVNDSEVWVKLIGTFNAYNVLAIYGTAIELGMDSLEALRLLSDLESVSGRFQYIVSEGNTTVIVDYAHTPDALDNVLKTINDIRTKNEQLITVVGCGGNRDKTKRPIMAKIATDLSDKAILTSDNPRNEDPEVILDEMEKGVEAHNYKKMLRITDRKQAIKTACQLAQPNDIILIAGKGHETYQEINGVRHHFDDMETVKEILDQLKK from the coding sequence GTGAAAATACTTAAAGACATATTATACAAAGTAGCTATCGAATCTGTAACAGGTTCGACAGAAATTGATATACATAAAATTGATTTTGATTCAAGAAAAATTGAAGCGAATGATGTTTTTGTGGCAATTCGCGGATTACTATCTAATGGCCATGATTATATCCAAAAAGCGATTGAGCTAGGAGCTATTGCGATTATTTGCGATACTTTGCCAGTGAATATAGAAAAAGGAATTACCTATATACAAGTAAAAGATACCAATACAGCTTTGGCTTTTATGGCTGCTAATTATTTTGAAGATCCATCTGCAAAACTAAAATTAGTTGGTGTTACAGGTACAAACGGAAAAACAACAATTGCATCGTTATTGTATCAGTTGTTTAAAAAAGCAGGATTTAAAGTTGGTTTATTATCAACTGTAAAAAACATGGTAGATGAAGCCGAATATCCTGCAACACATACAACACCGGATTCTATTACAATCAACCATTATTTGAATGAAATGATTGAAGCCGGAGTGACGCATTGTTTTATGGAAGTAAGTTCACATGGAATTCATCAAAAGAGAACAGAAGCCTTGCATTTTGTTGGTGGGATTTTTACAAATCTTTCACACGATCATTTAGATTATCATCCAACTTTTGCAGAATACAGAGATGTAAAAAAATCGTTTTTTGATTCATTGCCAAAAACAGCTTTTGCGTTATCAAACATCGATGATAAAAACGGAGCTGTGATGTTGCAAAATACAGTTGCCAGAAAATTTACTTATGCCTTAAAATCGTATGCTGATTTTAAAGCAACAATATTAGAAAGTCAATTATCAGGTTTATTGCTAAAGGTAAATGACAGTGAAGTTTGGGTAAAACTTATCGGAACTTTTAATGCTTATAACGTTTTGGCAATTTACGGAACTGCTATTGAATTAGGAATGGATAGTCTTGAAGCGTTGCGCTTACTGTCTGATTTAGAAAGTGTTTCAGGTCGTTTTCAATATATTGTTTCTGAAGGAAACACTACAGTGATTGTTGATTATGCACACACACCGGACGCTTTGGATAATGTATTAAAAACGATTAATGATATCCGTACCAAAAACGAACAATTGATTACAGTTGTAGGTTGTGGCGGAAACAGAGATAAAACCAAAAGACCAATTATGGCAAAAATTGCTACAGATCTTAGTGATAAAGCAATTTTAACTTCTGATAATCCAAGAAACGAAGATCCTGAAGTGATTTTAGATGAAATGGAAAAAGGAGTTGAGGCTCATAATTATAAAAAGATGTTGAGGATTACCGATAGAAAACAAGCAATTAAAACAGCTTGTCAATTGGCTCAGCCAAATGATATTATTCTAATTGCAGGTAAAGGACATGAAACTTATCAGGAAATAAATGGTGTTCGTCATCATTTTGATGATATGGAAACTGTAAAAGAAATCTTAGATCAACTAAAAAAATAA
- a CDS encoding response regulator transcription factor codes for MIKVCLADNHPVTHFGVKSYFKDHDQISIVANVGNFSMVRDILQTKEIDILILDLELEGLSSIFEVKSILKNFPKTKIVIFSDLAEQMYAPNAIKAGVSGYVHKTEKLETLGLSIIKVHEGKIIINETVRKNMALIAKQSKSERLYRKLSNREIEVLRYLSDGKKNNEISKILNLNEKTISTYKLRLLTKLNVTNLVDLVNKAKTLEII; via the coding sequence ATGATTAAAGTATGTCTTGCAGACAATCATCCTGTGACTCACTTTGGCGTTAAGTCTTATTTTAAAGACCACGATCAAATTTCAATTGTTGCCAACGTAGGCAATTTTTCAATGGTTAGAGATATTCTTCAAACGAAGGAGATTGACATCCTAATTCTAGATCTAGAGTTAGAAGGTCTTTCAAGTATCTTTGAAGTAAAATCTATCCTGAAAAACTTCCCAAAAACAAAAATTGTAATTTTTAGTGACCTCGCCGAACAAATGTATGCTCCAAATGCTATTAAAGCAGGAGTTTCCGGGTATGTGCACAAAACAGAAAAACTTGAAACTTTAGGTCTTTCTATTATTAAGGTGCATGAAGGAAAAATTATCATCAACGAAACTGTGCGTAAAAACATGGCTCTAATTGCTAAACAAAGCAAAAGCGAACGTTTGTACAGAAAACTGTCAAATCGCGAGATTGAAGTTTTGCGTTACTTGAGTGATGGTAAGAAAAACAATGAAATCTCTAAAATCTTAAATCTGAACGAAAAAACGATCAGTACTTACAAATTAAGATTATTGACTAAATTAAATGTTACTAATTTAGTAGATCTAGTTAACAAAGCAAAGACTTTAGAAATTATTTAA